One genomic segment of Helianthus annuus cultivar XRQ/B chromosome 14, HanXRQr2.0-SUNRISE, whole genome shotgun sequence includes these proteins:
- the LOC110908511 gene encoding uncharacterized protein LOC110908511 isoform X1, producing the protein MNDIFMNPFSDMYAFAGNSGDDTSSSNNNENPPNARKKLSDALEVESAFGTYNKPPKLMAIEEYSRWAKKFEDWLMAFAFPSWKSLKNGYDAGSKKGETLSTSDEIESFVAEQKCIALLFQSVREDIISLIEYSSSKDLWEKLKNKCLGSKEIVKNKKKLLKKEFDLFGCLKNESVYKMIERFEQLKLELARHEISYPQDELVDKLFDSLPDEMDWQYYALMLKNTIKPADLTVDLLIERLESHELELKKTYKVNHSSYQ; encoded by the coding sequence ATGAATGACAttttcatgaacccgtttagcgacatgtacgcatttgcTGGAAATTCGGGAGACGATACATCTTCAAgtaacaacaatgagaacccgccaaatgcaaggaagaaattatcggatgctttggaagttgaaagtgctttcggaacttacaacaaaccaccgaagttgatggctattgaagaatatagtcggtgggcaaagaaattcgaagattggttgatggcttttgcttttcctagctggaagagtctcaaaaatggaTACGATGCTGGAAGCAAAAAGGGTGAAACTTTATCAACATCTGATGAGATAGAATCGTTTGTCGCTGAGCAGAAATGTATTGCGTTGCTGTTTCAATCTGTTCGTGAAGATATAATCTCTCTGATCGAATACTCTAGTTCTAAAGATCTCTGGGAAAAGTTGAAAAACAAATGTTTAGGAAGTaaagaaattgtgaaaaacaaaaagaaactgcttaaaaaggagtttgatctgtttggatgtttaaagaatgagtcagtctataaaatgattgagaggtttgagCAACTAAAACTGGAACTAGCGAGACATGAAATTTCTTATCCTCAAGATGAGCTAGTTGACAAGctgtttgattcattaccagatgaaaTGGATTGGCAGTACTATgcattgatgctgaagaatacaatcaagcctgcagatcttactgtggatttgttgattgagagacttgaaagtcacgagctggaactaaagaagacatacaaagtcaatcactcatcgtaccagtag